The window AGGCACGGGAGGCCGAGGCTCGGTGGTGTTAACGCCGGCCGTCATGGGCTGTGCATCGTGCCTGGCGCCTGCACTGCAGCCGATGCCACGCAGGTGCCCAGATGCAAGCTCACGTGGCgaggggaagagaggagcaTCCTCAGAACGAGCAGGAGCTGGAAATGCAAAGGAGCCCACAGCCAGCCCGCTGCACTTGCGGCAGAGCAGATGGAGAAGGAGGGGCAGAGGCTGTTTTCTAGAGTGTTTGTCAACacgggaaggaggaggaggagaaggaggagcaggaggaggaggaatggtGCTTTCTGCCTTCTGGCCTTGTGTGATCACACCCCGGGTGCCTTGGAGGGAGCCCCAGCCTGGCCAGGAGCCCCGACCCCACAGCACCCCGATCCTGGAGGGAAAGAGGCTCTCACACCGGGGAGGGGGCAACGGACAGATCCTGACCCAAGCAGCGGGTCCTGGGGTCAGCTGGCCACCCGCGGGCAGCGGAGCTGCCTCATCCGTGTGCCAAAACCCGGTCACCACCGGACCACGGCGCAATTGCTGCCGGCAGCGGGGCCACAGCTACGGGGCCAGGCTGCGGTTTGTGCATCCTGAGCAAAGAGCAGGGCTCAGGTGGCAGCGGCAGAGAGCCCTGGGAGCTGAGGACAGCATCGGTCCCCGTCCCAGGGGCGCTGCCTTGCTCGTGGGGCACgactcctgctgcctccccgcAGCTCTTGGCCGTCACTGCCCAGCCACGGCGAGCTCCGGGTGCTGCCCCAGGCGTTATCGCCAGCGAggaaacacaacaaaacccaaacaactcCTCCCCTGCAAGATGCCGCGGCCAGGGCGGACGGTGGCAGGCTCAcccgggcagggctggctgcgCACTGAGGGCTCTTTCTGTTACAGGTGGGCTCTTCGGAGCTTTCGCTTGACCTTGTTTTACAGGTGAGATCCACAGAGCCGCAGCTCCGGGAGCCACGGCAAGGAGAAAGCAGCTTTCGCTGCCTCAGACAAAGCTTCTGGTCCTGCCTGGCGTGCATTAAGAGGtgccagaaaagcagcagagccccCAGACGAGCAGCCAGCGCCGGCTGTTACCTAACATCAGCCCggcggaggggagggagcgCTGCCCGGCTCCGAGCAGGAGCGGGGAGGAGGCGAAGCTGCGTCATCGCATCAGCAGGGAGAGGGCGAGGGGAGAGCGAAACCAAGCGTTTGCTCATTTCAGACAAACAAACCCAGCCGTAAGATCCGAGTTTCGCTTCTCGTTCTGCCCACGAACCCAGCCGCAAGATCCAAGTTTCGCTTTCCGTTCTTCTCAGCAGCTCCGCAGCGCTTCCAGgggaagctgctggggggggggggaaggggccCGTCCACAGCCCCCCTCGGCCgggagccccctgcccgccccgggcTCGCTGCTTTTGTGCTCATCGTGGCTGCTGGGGGCCAAGCTCTGGCCCTGGGGGGGCTTctgaggggctggagcatctcctgCGCTGGCAGCGCCCGCAGGAGCACGGAGGTCCCCGGGGACTGCGGAGGGGCTCGCgggtccctgcagcagctgggcaggagcGGGCTCAGCTCCGCACGCTCACATCCCTgccaggaggagaaaaagaaacagggacCGTGCGTGGGTCACCCGCAGCCCTTGGGGAGGTCGGCCCTGGAGGCGAGTCCCGCGCTCCTGCAGCAGCGCAGCCCCCGGGCTGGCTCCCCCCGACCCACCCAGGCAGGGAAGGGGACGTGACCGAGCACCCACGCAGGGACGGGGAGCGCAGCACCGGCAGCATGGGGCTGGCAGAGCGGGTGGGCGGTCTGCCCCCCCGGCATTCACCCCCATGCTGTGCTTATGGGGCACAGGcccctggagcagccccagagcccccccagctgcaCTTGGCTGTGACAAGGAGCCCAAAGgcgagggcaggaggcagggactGCAGTGGAGGAGGCGACCTCGGTGGCACCCGCGGTGCAATGGCAGTAGCTTGCCCCCAAGACACGCTCCCACGGGCGACGgtttgctcctgctgctgcaaacGGGGCTGAAGAACCAGGAGAGGAACAGACCCCCCCCGTGTTTTCCCCACTGCCAGGGTGCACTGCTCAAGTCCCAGTGGCTGCATCCTCGGTGCAGCCAGCCCAAGGCCAACGACCCGCACGCTGCAACGATTTCTATTTACGTGTTTACGTGCACTGCTACAGACGACGCACCCTTGCTTCTACTTCTCAAGTCCCAAACCCGGCCCTGTCGCAGCTCACCAGGGCCCTGCCCAGGCGGTGTTTCGAGCTTCAGCTGCACAAAGCTCCTGGATGCCTGCGGCCCCTCTCTTGGCAGGGAAGGGAGATGCCAAGGGGGGCTCCTGGCTGTGAGACCTCTCGGGGAaggggctctgctgctggaggacgGGCACACAGCTCGCTGAGGACAACAAGGACTTGGACTGCTCTCCTGCCCAGCTGcacagcccccccggcagctgCCCGGccaccccaggagctgctgcaaagGGACGGGGGATTGCAGCAGCCGAAATCTGCCTGCGGAGGTTTTATTGCTGGTAGAGCCGCTTACATCCCCGGGAAGCACAGCTTTGTGGTCAAAGCACCCGCCCCGGGAACGCTTTGCTGGTGCGGAGATCTGAGGCCTCCAGGGCAGGAGAAGGAgccgctgcccccagcagctccccggggcCTGGGCTGCTCTCGCTGCAGGGGCTCAGCTGGGGGATGATGCCCAAGGCCCGCTGCCCCCTCAGGTGTCCCCTCTCTGACACCCCCAGCCGGCCCCTCCAAACCATGTCCCAAAACCCACGGGCTCGCACGAGGCAGCAGTGGCTGCGGGGCCCTCATCCCGGCCCCGTGccgcaggggcaggaggagccgaGGGTTATTGCACCTCTTCGTTTCCCTCCGGTGTGACGTGCTGACGCTGTCCCAAGTACAAAGATAGCAAGAAGGCAATTACTGCCCTATCTTAATGACAGGCAGCCTTGGGAGGGAAAAGCCTCTGATTAGGAGtgaaaaaacagcagctcctggagctgtGGCCCCGGGCTTCAGGCTCAGCTGAAAGTAAACAAAAGCTAATGCCTCGGAGGGATGAGTAACTCCTCCTTGAGTAACTCCTCCTCACGTTCGCCTGCCCTAACCCCTGCGAACAGCTCGGAGCTCGCTGCTGTCGGGCAGAGAGCACGCAGGGCGCAGCGGGGCCGAGCAGGGCTGGAGCCGTGCCACGCACGGTGTGGGACGTGGCCCGTCCCAGCGTGACACGCCGAGGTCAACGAAACCAGAATGGGCTCGGCCCAGCAACGTAACAGCTGCCTGCTGCGTTATCGCCTGCTGTAAATTAAGGCTGGTGCTTCAGGCAGGGCACTGCTGGTGCAGCAGCATGGCTCCTGTCGCGGCGGCAGGCGCCCGGTGCCAGGTTTGCTGCTGGAATCAGAAAGGGCAGCGGCAAACGTTGGGTTGGGGACTCGGGAGGTGCAAACGAACGCCCCAGGAAAGCACCCCGCTGCAACCGCTTGGGTGCCCGCACTGGTGGCTTCtcctccccccagcaccaggagccCCTCTCCCGCTCCAAGCCCCTGTTCGTGCCTTCCTTTAACGAACCCTGAGGTTTTTCCTCGAGCTTCACACCTCTCAGCGTTTTACCAAATACAGCCAGACTCACACCACACAGCCCTCATCTGTCCCAGCATCACAGCCCCTCAATGCCCAGAGGAAAACCACAGCACAACCCCGGCCAGCCACTTCAACCCTCAGACATCTCCCCGCGCCCGCAACGCTCAAAGGATCCGGAGCAGCTCTTTGCACAGGTGAGCACACAGCAAACGCACGGGGGTATTGGTTTTCACTTTATTCACCGTGCTGCTGCCCCGCTTTGCAACCCTAGCTGCGACAGCCAGACACAGACGCAATAAACCAGCGAgactctttcaaaaaaaatatttattggctCCTTGAAGTGACCTGTCATCGCTGCTGCCAGATCGAGTTCATAGAAAACCCGCGCTTCAAGCGCCCAGCTCCTCCCAGCCGGAGACGGTGTAAACACGGCCGCACGCAGCCGGCGCACGCCTGCACACGGGAGCAGTTGGGAGACCCGCAGCAAGTCGAACCCTCAAAGGCGGAGCTGAGCCGAACACCCCATTCCCGCAGCCCCCAGAGCATCTTCTTCCAgcaggggggggacacaacGACAGCGGCGGCAGAGACACCCGGGGGGATAATGCCGGGGTCTGggcaccaggctgcagcccGCTCAGCGCCGTCGCTGAACTCCTCTGACGcacgccccccccacccctcctgccTTAACGCGGTGCCGTGTTCACAGCCAGAAGGGCTGTGCTTAAAAATCAccgagtttaaaaaaaaaaaaaaaaatcccaaacaacgggttttttccttttcttgaagaaaaatagaaagagacCCTAAATCCTCAGAAGCTACAGCTCTTCCCAGCCCTctgcttttctcccttccttggGGAATCACAACCTGGGACAggtccctcccctctccttccccgcTCAGGCCCTGGGAAGCCCGCTGTGGGCGCACGGTTGTTCACAGCGCCCGCACCCCGTGTCCCGCGCAGAAGCCAGGGTCTGGCTGGGGCTCACGGCCACACACCGAGGGCGGCCCCGCTCTGAACTCACGGCTGCAGGTGACCCACGGACAAACCCGCCCGTGCTCCCCTCCCGCAGGGGTGGGACAGGGAAAGCAGCCGGCTCCCTGCTCATCCCACCGCTTCCCGCCAGGCCCTCGGCAGCCAGATTCGTGCCTGCTCAGCACTTCTGTGTTTCCTTAATCTTGCTCCTACCGCCTTCGCCTCCTCGCCCTGCACCCCTGCTCCTCCGACACAGCTGCTCCAGCCGTGGCCGGGCTGACGAGCGTGGAATAACTATTCCAAGAGAGCAGGGAGGAAAGCTTTATAAAAAacttaagcctttttttttttcccctccttcctccaaaCAGGGCAGAGCATTTTGCCTCCCTTCCTCGGgcacccttcctccccctgcctgACCTGCACCTCCTCGTTCCCAGCTCCAGCCGCTCTGAGTCTCGTTAACCCGTGCCGCTCGTTACAccgctcctctccctgcagcgCAGACAGAGAAAAGGCAGTTCCACCCAGAGCGCCGCGACGAAACGTCCCTCCAGGCAGGTCCCCCTTTCACTTCTGCTCCGCCTCGTCGGCCAGCGCCGTCACCTCGATGGTGGCAGCGGCGTGCTCGGCCCCGGGGCCCTCGGGGGGCACGGTCAGCACCGCGCTGCCGCCGGCGGCCACGTGCGTCACGTTCTGGATGGCGGTGCCGAGCCCCGGCAGCGTGAGCAGCTGGAAGGGGCTGACCACCTTCACCACCGTGCTGCCGTCCTGAGCCGCCGCCGTGCTCAGCACCGTCAGGTTGGGAGCGTCCGGGTGGATTTCCACCGCGCTGGGGAAGGAGGCGCCGGCAGAGGCCAGCACCGTGTAGCCGCCCAGCaggggggaggccggggagctGGCGGCGGGCGGCTGGGACGGGCTCTTCCCCAGCACTGAGGGCGTGAGGGTGGAGACCACTTTGCCGAGAGGGAGGCTGGCGAGCTGGGACACGGGCACGGCCGGGGCGACGGCGATCTGCGCCGGCTGGGACAGGACCTGAGAGGTGATGGCGGCTGGTCCGGAGGTGGCCCTGGTGAGCCGGGGGCGTTTTAAAGGCGTGGGGACGGAGACGGGAGTGAGAGTCATCAGCACGTTGTTGAGGTGCTGCGATTTGTGCTTCAGCTCCTTCGCCCGCTTGCGGTGCTCGTCGCACTGCTGCTCCAAAGCTGCAAGGAGACGAGGATCAGCGGCGCACGCCCTGGGCGAGCTGCCCCAGGGCTCCGCCACCAGCTTCCCGCGCATCAGCTTTAACACAAAGCCCACTTCcttacacagaaagaaaacacccGGTCAGATAACAAGTTCAGGAGCACCAGCACGTCCCCGGGATATACCTGCCAAATCCCGTGCGTACTGCTCCCTCGAGCGATCCATCTGGCACTTGTGGCTGGCCAGGACCTTCTTGACCAGATCCAGCATGCCAAAGTTCTGCACGACGTTGTTGAGTAAGACGGCATCTTGAAAAGAACACACAGGTCTTTGAGGAATGCAAAATTCCCAGTGCCGAGTGTTTATGGGTTTGTAAGAAGCCAAATGAAAGCAAACGCACTCAGCGGAGCCAGCCAACGTCTGCGTGAGGGTAatgcaggaggctggggaggagatGACAGAAGACACGAGAAAGGTCACGAGCAGATAAGCAGCCCTCTCCTACTTAGCAGGGATTGATAAGAAATCTGGCACGGTAGCTGCTTGCTGCATTATTATTCCAATGGCCTCAATTCCCACTTCAGTTCCTGAGCCAAACGTTTGTCTGGAGACCTCAAGCCAGCGGATAGGAAACCCCAGGCCCAGAGTGCCGGGGGAATTCTGACCACGAGGCTCAGAGCCTGCCCGCAGCCACCAGACGCGAGCAGCTGTGGCAGGAGCCATGCAGCTGGCAGCCTCGCTCTCCCCTCCTGCACCTGCAGCGAGCTGAGGAGGCCCTCCCAACGCGCATTTATGAGGGTGATGAGCTAGAGGTAAAGAAAcgcatttcctttttatttcacttttgatTTCTACGCAATCTGATTAAATTATGACAAACTACCTCCCTCTAGTGTCATCCAGGTATCTCTAAGGAGAGCATCCACAAGCCCCTCTGCTCAGATGTCTCGTCCTGGCACAGCCAAGAGCCCAAGACCCGCTCCTTACCACCGAGCTGCAGCGGGGGATCCTGCGCTCGCTGCTGCAAGCCCTTCATGGTCTCCACTAGCTCCTGGTGGAACTCATGGATAATCTCGTCCAGAAGACCCACGTCCTTCAGGCCTTGCCAGAAAGCAAACGTGTCATCTGGAGAAAGACAAAGCAAGGGAGACCCACAAAACCCTCAGGGATGGGAATGGGGGTTTTAATGGCTCTCTCAGAAAAAGGGGCTGCACGTCACAAGCCCCCAAGTGAGGGCTATTTGCTCTCTGGGTTCTGTCCCCTACAAGGGTGAAGCCCTCCTGCTCTATAGGTACACAGTGCTGGgacaaagcccagctggagcaTGTACCCAAAGCAGCTGGAAGGAGAAAGCTTGTGGCATCTCAAAAGGACATTTCCCCACCCTCTGCAGCACACAGAGCCAACTCTGCCAACCAGGACAGAGGTGCTGCGaagcccagctcctcctccagctcaggaTTCAGCCTGGGTGTAGGGGCAAGCAAGAGACAGAGGCAGCGCTCCTTCGGGAGCCCCTTCTCAGCGCAGCAGGAGCCCCTCCTGCCTGGGTGCCACATCTGCTTCCTCGGCTCACGTTACACCAGAGGAGCACAAGAGACGTTTTACAACCGCTCTGACCTTTTCTTCCCTGGAGCCACACCACGTTTGGACATTTTAACGCTCAGAAACAATTTCATCTCCAGCTGACGCCGCGGTCAGACCGCGCGCAGGCAGGCTGCCACACGCTGGGCAGCAAACAAATAACCCCAGGGGAGGTTCGAGCAAGGGCTGCTCCGGCCAGAGGCTTCCAGCTCCTGGTCCCTGCCGTTCCCCTCTCCTCCCGGCATCGCCTCCGACCTCTGCCCCGGATGCGCTGCGCCCGGCCGCCCCGAGCCGCGCCGTACCTCCGATGCTGGTGCTCCAATCGCTGGCATCCTCGCACGTTTCTATGGTGATCGTGGCTGGGGACCCGTTGACTGCAACCaatagcaaaaaagaaaagggaaaaaaaaaaaaaaaaaaaacaagtcctgATTTCTCTCTGCGCTTCTCAGGGGCTGGCTGAGGGATGCGCTCCCTCGCTGCGCTGCTGCGACTGCTCCGTTTTTATTGCAGCAGGGACACTTTCGTCCGATCCTTGCTCTCCAAGCCGAGCAGAGAGGGACGCCCAAGGGGCTAGCTGTGCCTGCAGGACTCATTTTTCCACCCTGAGCGTAATGCCACAGAGATTACTTCTGCAATCCTTGCGCAAGACGAAACGCGCTCTCCTCCCATTCCCCCCCCTGCCCGCATGCTGTTATTGCTTAGAGCGAAAGGCAGATTTCGAGCCCGATTTCTCTGCATCCCTTTCGGGCGGCTCACCGCCTGCCAGACCCGCATGCCCGTGGGGTTTCCAGAGCCTTGCAGGGACCGGCTCCCCCCTCGCTGCCCACCAGACCTCGGGGGCTGTGTGTCCCCGGAGCCTGGCAGCCGGCATCGTTCGATGCACGGGAGCAGGACATTGGGGATCTGGGCCAGAGACGTGGCCGTGGGCGCCCTGGCAGCGCTCAGCTGCTGACACCAAATCCAATTACTCTCCCTTTCCTCCGCAGCCTGCAGGGCTCTGTTTATTCCAGCACACCCAAGACCAGCAGCGCAGGAAGCACCCCCTCGTTAGCCAGCTGTTAATCATGGCGCTGGATATCAGGAAGGCTCAGAGAAAGCCACAGCTCTGGAGCCCTGGCGGGCCGCGCCGTGCACTGAAATCAGCATCGGCTTCCCCAGCTGCCGCCACCAAAGCGCGGGGCTCGGCCACGGCAGGCTCCCTGCAGGGCACGGGCTCTCTGCTGTCAGCACCCTGCCCCATGGGCACCATCAGGagcccttgggggggggcatttctCAACTCTCGATAGCCAAAAgagttcaggaaaaaacaaaaaagtaggtTGAAATTAGAAAAGTTTCCAACATAACAGTTACCTGTAACTATAGGTCAACTTAAATTCAGGGCTAAAGCTACGCAGCCGCAAAATCATTTACATCCGTGTTTATAGACTACATGCACAAGGGCAGATAAAAATCTGTTGTATTCCCTGCTTCTCTTTAATCTTTCAGCagacaaaaatcaataaataattcAGCCAGGGAGCGTTAAATGAAAGCCCATGAATTATTCAGGCCGAAGTCAGCTTACAGCTGGGAGAGGCGCAGGAGGactcctgccccagcacaccGTGCAGCCGGGGGCCGCGCCGACCCCGGCTCCTGCAACGAGCAGGACACGGCGCCAACCAGCGGCTGGGGTGACTTCGTCAAGCAACGACTATTGTGTTCTTACAGATTAATTGCGGCCTTCTGCTTCAGCTACACAGTTTGGGGCAAGACAGGATGGCAGAAGGGCGGCTCTTCGGGTCATGCAGTGTTACAGAGCAACCAGGTGAGTTCTTACATCTCTGCCAAGGGTGCGCTAACAACGACTCTGCCTAGCTCTGCTATGGGGAATCCTGCGACGGAGCAGGGAGACAGAGCAGAGAATAAAAACAACCCACAAAgcgaaaaaaaaataaaaatacagaagcaacGTAAGGGGCGTTCGGTATGCGGCATTAGTTAGGCTTTAATTCTTCAAAGCCCCTGCTGCAAGGGTGCTCGGGTCGCTGCACATACCATCTGCAGAAGCGGGAGTGAGAGGAATGTACTCTGTTGAGGTCTGGCTGGTCAAAGACACCCTGGCTCCAGTCAGGTCGATTTTGGTGCTCCGGCACGTGTTGGAGCAGACCTTAGTGTGCTGGTAGAAGTCCAGCTCCCCCGAGTCCATGATCTTCCTGCAAGAGAGGAGCAAGCAACGGGGACACGCTCACgtcagcaggagctggaggagcagctcctggccgGGGGCAGCCCGCGGAGCATCCCCCCAGACATCTCAGCACCCCGGGGCGGTGCAGCAGCCGTGCTCTACCGCTCGGCTTCTGCCTTCCTCCAACACGATGCCTGCCAGCGGGATGGAGAAGCAGGGAGGAGCGTTACCCTGGGGACACTCAGCTCGATGAGTGACCTCCGGGGCTTTGCTCGGCACGCCAGCACGagctggagcaggcagaggcaaCGGGCTGGAGGCCCCTTGCCAAGTTTCCCTGTCCTCACAGGCAGCATTAACAGTTATTTACAACAGCATCTACAGCCTGCACCGTACTGGTCACACGCACAAATCCAACTACTTCTCAGTGCTCCGGCGGTGGGGAAGCCTTCAGGAGGCCAGGGTGGTGAGGAAAATCCCCACCAAACGCATCATGCCGCAGCTCAGGTGCAGAGACGGCACCGATTTGGTTTCTGAGCCCTCCTCTGCCACATCTCAGAGCCTCCTGCCCAACCAAACTGCCACCAGAGCTTCTTTGACACAAAGAGACCCGAGGAGTGACGAgcacggggctgctcctcccagaGACTACAGCAACAGCAAGACCGGGGCACGTGCAGGGAGGTCATTAACCGCTTCAGCGAAACACGACCTTCTGAAAGCGAAGGGAACGTGCTTGCTGGCAGGCTGAtgactttcaaagaaaattttacTCAACAGCTAGAGtgaggaaagaggaagacagACCAAAAAAGTAATCACTCCTCCCAGAAGAACACCACTCGGCCTTCCTCTTTTTCACAGCTGCACACAGAGATTCACGTGCAGAAGAGGAAATCAGGAAGACAAAGCCGGGCGAATTTCTGGTGTCCTCCTACAAGGAAGCATTTTCTTCACCAATAAAGCACTCAGCTTGGGCTGAGAGCCTGAAGATGCACATGAGCTCTTTCCTAAGGATATATTCCTGTAAACCTCAAACCACCCTTAGAAGAATCGGGACAAATCTGCTCCCAGCAGACCTTCTGCTTTGTAGAAGCTTTCGGGTACAACATTTGGAGCCCAAACCCTGCCGTTCCCCTAACAGCTGTGAAGCAAGGACAGACTTTTCCCTGCCTCCCCGGACAATGCTCTGGCGCAGCAGTTTTGATCCCTCTGTGATGCtgagcatcctcctcctccccgcagAGCTCCACGGGCTCTGCTGCCGTGCTCTGAGGACATCCCCACCTCCAGACGAGCTCACCAAGCGCACCCACCCGCACCCCTGAGCATGCCCCCGTGGGAAGCAGAGCCGCCCGTCCCACTGCTCCTCCAcgtgccaggagcagggcagcacttGGCCTCCAGACAAGCTTGCCCGGGAGCTGGTCCCACGTCTCTGAGCAGATTTTTTCAGCACGGGATCTGCGGTTTTAGCCAGGGACCCTCGCCGGTCTGACGGACGCCTGGTTCACACTGGGAGGACAGAGAAGAGAGGTCCCAGCCCAGTCCCGTGAGCACCCACCGCATGCACGCCCGCAGCCTCCAGCGGAAAGGAAGTCTCAGCTCGGAGCAGAGATAGCAGGAagcctgctccttcccctttttcACTCGAGACCACATAAAAAGAGATGGGTCATAACCCTATTTATAAACTAAAATTAGATGTCTCAGTTTAAGCAAAGGAAGCGGCACTGCTGGCATTCATCTCCCCTTAGACTGCCCTGAGTCGAAGCAAGTTGCTGGCCAAGCACAACCTGAGCTTCCTGAGATTCGTCTCCACGGGCTGCCTGGCTTGCCTTCAGACATTCCTCGTGAAGATTGTTTTTTGTCCCTTGAAAGACCTGCCTTGCCGAGGCATAAGCCTATTATGCAAAAACCTACGTGGAGCAAAAGCTGCTTAGGAGGAATATGAGGGACGCCTGCACTGAAGCAGAAGAAACCGGGCAAATGCAGCGTCACCCTGTGAAGAGACCAGGAAAACACTGACAATTCCTAGGGAAAGAAGCGCTGCCTACAGGCTGAGAGAGGGATTTTAATTGAACCAGCATCAGGCTGGTGTTAAAGACAACCACAGAAGAATTCAGTAGCTGTAGAAGTGCAGAGGGGATAAAT of the Anser cygnoides isolate HZ-2024a breed goose chromosome 16, Taihu_goose_T2T_genome, whole genome shotgun sequence genome contains:
- the GMEB2 gene encoding glucocorticoid modulatory element-binding protein 2 isoform X2, which codes for MATPDVSVHMEEVVVVTTPDNAVDGSGVEEVKTVLVTTNLSQHGGDINEDTLETENAAAAAAAAFTASTHLKEAVLEVKMAEDEDTLEAEIVYPITCGDSKANLIWRKFVCPGINVKCVQFNDRLISPKEFVHLAGKSTLKDWKRAIRMNGIMLRKIMDSGELDFYQHTKVCSNTCRSTKIDLTGARVSLTSQTSTEYIPLTPASADVNGSPATITIETCEDASDWSTSIGDDTFAFWQGLKDVGLLDEIIHEFHQELVETMKGLQQRAQDPPLQLGDAVLLNNVVQNFGMLDLVKKVLASHKCQMDRSREQYARDLAALEQQCDEHRKRAKELKHKSQHLNNVLMTLTPVSVPTPLKRPRLTRATSGPAAITSQVLSQPAQIAVAPAVPVSQLASLPLGKVVSTLTPSVLGKSPSQPPAASSPASPLLGGYTVLASAGASFPSAVEIHPDAPNLTVLSTAAAQDGSTVVKVVSPFQLLTLPGLGTAIQNVTHVAAGGSAVLTVPPEGPGAEHAAATIEVTALADEAEQK
- the GMEB2 gene encoding glucocorticoid modulatory element-binding protein 2 isoform X1, with product MATPDVSVHMEEVVVVTTPDNAVDGSGVEEVKTVLVTTNLSQHGGDINEDTLETENAAAAAAAAFTASTHLKEAVLVKMAEDEDTLEAEIVYPITCGDSKANLIWRKFVCPGINVKCVQFNDRLISPKEFVHLAGKSTLKDWKRAIRMNGIMLRKIMDSGELDFYQHTKVCSNTCRSTKIDLTGARVSLTSQTSTEYIPLTPASADVNGSPATITIETCEDASDWSTSIGDDTFAFWQGLKDVGLLDEIIHEFHQELVETMKGLQQRAQDPPLQLGASCITLTQTLAGSAEPVCSFQDAVLLNNVVQNFGMLDLVKKVLASHKCQMDRSREQYARDLAALEQQCDEHRKRAKELKHKSQHLNNVLMTLTPVSVPTPLKRPRLTRATSGPAAITSQVLSQPAQIAVAPAVPVSQLASLPLGKVVSTLTPSVLGKSPSQPPAASSPASPLLGGYTVLASAGASFPSAVEIHPDAPNLTVLSTAAAQDGSTVVKVVSPFQLLTLPGLGTAIQNVTHVAAGGSAVLTVPPEGPGAEHAAATIEVTALADEAEQK
- the GMEB2 gene encoding glucocorticoid modulatory element-binding protein 2 isoform X4 — encoded protein: MATPDVSVHMEEVVVVTTPDNAVDGSGVEEVKTVLVTTNLSQHGGDINEDTLETENAAAAAAAAFTASTHLKEAVLEVKMAEDEDTLEAEIVYPITCGDSKANLIWRKFVCPGINVKCVQFNDRLISPKEFVHLAGKSTLKDWKRAIRMNGIMLRKIMDSGELDFYQHTKVCSNTCRSTKIDLTGARVSLTSQTSTEYIPLTPASADVNGSPATITIETCEDASDWSTSIGDDTFAFWQGLKDVGLLDEIIHEFHQELVETMKGLQQRAQDPPLQLGASCITLTQTLAGSAEPVCSFQDAVLLNNVVQNFGMLDLVKKVLASHKCQMDRSREQYARDLAALEQQCDEHRKRAKELKHKSQHLNNVLMTLTPVSVPTPLKRPRLTRATSGPAAITSQVLSQPAQIAVAPAVPVSQLASLPLGKVVSTLTPSVLGKSPSQPPAASSPASPLLGGYTVLASAGASFPSAVEIHPDAPNLTVLSTAAAQDGSTVVKVVSPFQLLTLPGLGTAIQNVTHVAAGGSAVLTVPPEGPGAEHAAATIEVTALADEAEQK
- the GMEB2 gene encoding glucocorticoid modulatory element-binding protein 2 isoform X5 → MAEDEDTLEAEIVYPITCGDSKANLIWRKFVCPGINVKCVQFNDRLISPKEFVHLAGKSTLKDWKRAIRMNGIMLRKIMDSGELDFYQHTKVCSNTCRSTKIDLTGARVSLTSQTSTEYIPLTPASADVNGSPATITIETCEDASDWSTSIGDDTFAFWQGLKDVGLLDEIIHEFHQELVETMKGLQQRAQDPPLQLGASCITLTQTLAGSAEPVCSFQDAVLLNNVVQNFGMLDLVKKVLASHKCQMDRSREQYARDLAALEQQCDEHRKRAKELKHKSQHLNNVLMTLTPVSVPTPLKRPRLTRATSGPAAITSQVLSQPAQIAVAPAVPVSQLASLPLGKVVSTLTPSVLGKSPSQPPAASSPASPLLGGYTVLASAGASFPSAVEIHPDAPNLTVLSTAAAQDGSTVVKVVSPFQLLTLPGLGTAIQNVTHVAAGGSAVLTVPPEGPGAEHAAATIEVTALADEAEQK
- the GMEB2 gene encoding glucocorticoid modulatory element-binding protein 2 isoform X3; the encoded protein is MATPDVSVHMEEVVVVTTPDNAVDGSGVEEVKTVLVTTNLSQHGGDINEDTLETENAAAAAAAAFTASTHLKEAVLVKMAEDEDTLEAEIVYPITCGDSKANLIWRKFVCPGINVKCVQFNDRLISPKEFVHLAGKSTLKDWKRAIRMNGIMLRKIMDSGELDFYQHTKVCSNTCRSTKIDLTGARVSLTSQTSTEYIPLTPASADVNGSPATITIETCEDASDWSTSIGDDTFAFWQGLKDVGLLDEIIHEFHQELVETMKGLQQRAQDPPLQLGDAVLLNNVVQNFGMLDLVKKVLASHKCQMDRSREQYARDLAALEQQCDEHRKRAKELKHKSQHLNNVLMTLTPVSVPTPLKRPRLTRATSGPAAITSQVLSQPAQIAVAPAVPVSQLASLPLGKVVSTLTPSVLGKSPSQPPAASSPASPLLGGYTVLASAGASFPSAVEIHPDAPNLTVLSTAAAQDGSTVVKVVSPFQLLTLPGLGTAIQNVTHVAAGGSAVLTVPPEGPGAEHAAATIEVTALADEAEQK